Proteins from a genomic interval of Cucumis melo cultivar AY chromosome 7, USDA_Cmelo_AY_1.0, whole genome shotgun sequence:
- the LOC103493209 gene encoding AAA-ATPase At3g50940 → MFSTKEMPSAQSLFSAYASVAGSLMLFRSMANDLIPAPVRSYVAAGVRRLFNSQSSMFTLVIEETTGISPNQIFDAAEIYLSAKITSDTGRLRISKTPKEKNPTLRLEKGEELTDYFDGIPLLWSINAQDQDKNPNNPNNGHALYPPKTERRFFELKFNKTHRQKILNSYIPFLLDHALAMKDQERTLKLYTINSAGCYSGKWDSVNLEHPATFETVAMEAAGKKAVMEDLDRFLKRKEFYKRVGRAWKRGYLLYGPPGTGKSSLVAAMANYLKFDIYDLQLGNVMQDSDLRKLLLTTGNRSILVIEDIDCTVELPDRQQGDWRPNHTREIQLTLSGLLNFIDGLWSSCGDERIIIFTTNNKDRLDPALLRPGRMDMHIHMSYCTFHGFKLLAANYLQIGHTQHRLFPEIETLLDATEVTPAQIAEELMKSEDPDVSLQGLVKLLKRKKLEQEEEDNGNTNGNGDNNDNSEDDGEEGKLRETKRLKVEARKKVGTKGTRRKFLRGKMF, encoded by the exons ATGTTTTCAACGAAAGAGATGCCATCAGCTCAATCATTATTCTCAGCTTACGCCTCCGTGGCCGGCTCCCTAATGCTATTCCGATCAATGGCCAACGACCTGATCCCAGCCCCTGTTCGCTCCTACGTGGCCGCCGGAGTCCGTCGTCTGTTCAACTCGCAGTCCTCTATGTTCACTCTCGTCATCGAAGAGACCACCGGAATTTCCCCAAATCAAATCTTCGACGCCGCGGAGATCTACCTGTCCGCCAAAATCACCTCCGACACCGGCCGCCTCCGAATCTCGAAAACCCCAAAAGAGAAAAACCCAACTCTCCGACTCGAAAAGGGCGAGGAATTAACCGATTACTTCGACGGGATCCCATTATTATGGAGCATAAATGCCCAAGACCAAGACAAAAACCCCAACAATCCCAACAACGGCCATGCTCTGTATCCACCAAAAACAGAGCGCCGTTTCTTCGAGCTAAAGTTCAACAAAACCCACCGTCAAAAAATCCTCAATTCCTACATCCCATTTCTTCTCGATCATGCTCTAGCAATGAAAGACCAAGAAAGAACTCTTAAATTGTATACAATAAACAGCGCCGGGTGCTACAGTGGGAAATGGGATTCAGTGAATTTAGAGCACCCGGCGACGTTCGAGACGGTGGCGATGGAAGCGGCGGGAAAGAAGGCAGTTATGGAAGATTTGGATAGGTTTTTGAAAAGGAAAGAGTTTTATAAGAGAGTTGGGAGGGCGTGGAAGAGAGGGTATTTGTTGTATGGGCCGCCGGGAACAGGGAAATCGAGCTTGGTGGCGGCGATGGCGAATTACTTGAAATTTGATATATATGATTTGCAATTGGGGAATGTGATGCAGGATTCTGATTTGAGAAAGCTGCTTTTAACGACGGGAAATCGATCCATTTTAGTCATTGAAGATATTGATTGTACCGTTGAGTTGCCGGACCGCCAACAGGGTGATTGGCGCCCTAACCATACTCGTGAAATTCAG CTCACACTGTCGGGCCTTTTGAACTTCATAGACGGGCTATGGTCAAGCTGTGGGGACGAGAGGATCATAATCTTTACTACGAACAACAAAGATCGTCTTGACCCAGCGTTGTTGCGACCAGGACGGATGGACATGCACATTCACATGTCCTATTGCACCTTCCATGGTTTTAAACTTCTCGCAGCAAACTACTTACAAATTGGTCACACCCAACACCGCCTCTTCCCGGAGATCGAAACCCTTCTTGATGCCACGGAGGTGACACCAGCCCAGATCGCTGAGGAGTTGATGAAGAGCGAGGACCCTGATGTGTCCCTTCAAGGACTGGTTAAGTTGCTAAAGAGAAAGAAGTTAGAACAGGAGGAAGAAGATAATGGTAATACTAATGGTAATGGTGACAATAATGATAATAGTGAAGATGATGGAGAAGAAGGTAAGTTGAGAGAGACTAAAAGATTGAAGGTAGAAGCTAGGAAGAAGGTGGGAACTAAGGGTACGAGAAGGAAGTTTCTTAGGGGAAAAATGTTTTAG